One genomic segment of Arthrobacter sp. JZ12 includes these proteins:
- a CDS encoding DUF3040 domain-containing protein, whose amino-acid sequence MALSEHEQRLLDQLEQQLHADDPKFANSMASSTTRSMSTRRIVLGSLVTVAGLAVLLLGIWNQFIPVGVAGFLLMGAGVYYATTKAKLDGAVPRSGKTPKASSSPRGSFFSSLEEKWDERKRDQP is encoded by the coding sequence ATGGCACTCTCGGAGCACGAGCAGCGGCTGCTTGACCAGTTGGAACAACAGCTTCATGCCGATGATCCCAAGTTCGCCAACTCCATGGCATCGAGTACAACGCGATCGATGTCAACCCGTCGTATTGTTCTGGGATCGCTCGTGACCGTTGCGGGTCTCGCGGTTCTGCTACTGGGAATCTGGAACCAGTTCATCCCCGTTGGGGTAGCAGGTTTCCTGCTCATGGGCGCCGGCGTTTATTACGCCACCACGAAGGCCAAGCTGGACGGCGCTGTCCCTAGGTCGGGCAAAACACCCAAGGCTTCGAGTTCGCCGCGGGGCAGTTTCTTCAGCAGTCTCGAAGAGAAATGGGACGAACGTAAGAGGGATCAGCCCTAG
- the mraZ gene encoding division/cell wall cluster transcriptional repressor MraZ, giving the protein MFLGTHSPRLDEKGRLILPAKFRDELSDGLVLTRGQERCIYVFSQREFEKIHEQMREAPISSRQARDYIRVFLSGASDEVPDKQGRVTIPPALRTYAGLDRELAVIGAGNRAEIWDANAWNAYLEEKETAFSETDEDALPGII; this is encoded by the coding sequence ATGTTCCTCGGAACACACTCGCCCCGGTTGGACGAAAAGGGGCGGTTGATCCTCCCGGCGAAGTTCCGAGACGAACTGAGTGACGGGCTGGTACTGACCAGGGGGCAGGAGCGCTGCATCTACGTTTTTAGTCAGCGGGAGTTCGAGAAGATTCACGAACAGATGCGGGAGGCGCCAATCTCCTCGCGCCAGGCTCGTGACTACATTCGGGTATTCCTGTCCGGTGCCTCTGACGAGGTTCCGGACAAGCAGGGCAGGGTAACTATCCCGCCGGCGCTGCGGACCTACGCGGGGCTGGACCGGGAACTGGCAGTTATCGGCGCGGGAAACCGGGCCGAGATCTGGGATGCCAACGCATGGAATGCCTACCTCGAAGAGAAGGAAACTGCCTTCTCCGAAACTGACGAGGATGCGCTGCCGGGGATCATCTGA
- the rsmH gene encoding 16S rRNA (cytosine(1402)-N(4))-methyltransferase RsmH, translated as MGEERPTEERHIPVLLNRCINLLAPAIEAAGDDAVVVDATLGMGGHSEALLKRFSNLHLVGIDRDQQALRLAGERLSPFQNRIDLVHAVYDEISSVLEDLGISRVSGVLFDLGVSSLQLDERERGFAYSYDAPLDMRMDTSRGQTAADVVNTYAEDELLRIIRMWGEEKFAGRIASAIAAARRSKPFTTTGELVDVIRSVVPAGAARSGGHPAKRTFQALRIEVNEELSVLTRAIPAAIDAIAVQGRVVVMSYHSLEDKIVKAAFTAGTKSSAPVGFPVELEEHRPYLRTLTRGTEAPTDEEIAENPRAASAKLRAVERTGTRTTDRKAR; from the coding sequence ATGGGGGAGGAGCGCCCAACCGAGGAACGGCATATCCCCGTTCTCCTGAATCGGTGCATCAACCTGCTAGCACCCGCAATCGAGGCAGCGGGAGATGACGCAGTCGTCGTCGACGCCACCCTCGGCATGGGCGGGCATTCCGAAGCCCTACTGAAGCGGTTCAGCAATCTGCACCTGGTTGGAATCGACCGGGACCAGCAGGCACTCCGGCTGGCCGGTGAGAGGCTTTCGCCGTTCCAGAACCGCATCGATCTGGTGCACGCGGTGTACGACGAAATTTCCTCCGTGCTCGAAGACCTCGGCATCAGCCGGGTATCCGGCGTTCTGTTCGACCTAGGTGTCTCGTCACTACAGCTTGATGAGCGTGAGCGCGGATTTGCCTATTCTTACGACGCTCCCCTCGACATGCGTATGGACACCAGTAGGGGTCAAACCGCAGCCGACGTTGTGAACACCTATGCCGAGGATGAGCTGCTCCGGATCATCCGCATGTGGGGAGAAGAGAAGTTCGCTGGACGGATCGCCTCAGCAATTGCGGCTGCACGGCGAAGCAAACCCTTCACGACCACCGGAGAACTGGTTGATGTGATTCGCTCCGTGGTTCCCGCTGGAGCAGCCCGTTCAGGCGGCCACCCCGCCAAGCGGACCTTCCAGGCCCTGCGCATCGAGGTCAATGAAGAACTCTCCGTGCTCACCCGGGCAATCCCGGCAGCCATTGATGCCATCGCAGTGCAGGGACGCGTTGTGGTCATGTCCTACCACTCTCTTGAGGACAAGATCGTCAAGGCGGCCTTCACCGCGGGAACAAAGTCCTCGGCGCCGGTCGGTTTCCCCGTTGAGCTGGAGGAGCACCGTCCGTACCTGAGGACGTTGACCAGGGGAACCGAAGCCCCCACCGACGAGGAAATAGCCGAGAACCCGCGAGCGGCTTCAGCCAAGCTCAGGGCAGTTGAACGAACCGGAACACGCACTACAGACAGGAAAGCACGATGA
- a CDS encoding penicillin-binding protein 2: MAPAENPNHESLRVALGATRLRVGLAFVLILLLVLGVRLFQVQALDFDGMAQAGLNKRLVTQEVPALRGSILDDEGNELAHTVQRYDIVVDQTLSGGETFDRYDAETDERVEGIPMEQGFQELSAILGQDVAALKEAILGDAKFAFVARSVTPEVRNRVLAVGMPGVYADPTTVRTYPSGAVAGSILGFMSGDGRPLSGLELTQDEQLTGTAGSRTFEIGGDGIRIPYATNEDVPAEDGQSVRTTIDQDLQYFAQQTIAAQVQDYNAEWGNIVVVEAKTGAIKAMAESTTPDPNDYAATDPKFREPLSVTAAFEPGSTTKLITMAAGLEQGIIEPTSRFETPPTYTVDGQTFKDAFEHGTEKRTAAGVFAKSMNTGTVMIGEQLTKQERYDWLRKFGIGEPLNVGLNGETAGILPTPDSWDERQQYTVLFGQGLAQTALHTAMVYQTVANDGVRLQPRLIDAYIDPDGTEHKVPQAEGTRVVSEDTAGKLQKMLETVTVEGSGASGALEEYRVGAKTGTAEAPGASGGYDGYTLSYAGIAPIEDPQYVVVVTLQRPQGDLYYLVPGESFQKVMKHVLNSNNVPPSTGKPEVYPVVY; encoded by the coding sequence GTGGCACCTGCCGAGAACCCCAACCACGAATCACTTCGGGTCGCGCTCGGAGCCACGAGGCTCCGTGTGGGGTTGGCCTTCGTGCTGATCCTGCTCCTGGTGCTCGGCGTGCGGCTGTTCCAGGTGCAGGCCCTGGATTTCGACGGTATGGCCCAGGCCGGGCTCAACAAGCGGTTGGTCACGCAGGAAGTGCCCGCGCTGCGCGGCAGCATTCTGGACGACGAGGGCAACGAACTGGCACACACCGTCCAGCGCTATGACATCGTGGTGGACCAGACGCTCAGCGGAGGTGAAACCTTCGACAGGTATGACGCGGAGACCGACGAGCGTGTCGAGGGCATCCCGATGGAGCAGGGCTTCCAGGAACTCTCGGCGATTCTCGGTCAGGATGTTGCCGCCCTGAAGGAAGCGATCCTTGGCGACGCGAAGTTTGCCTTCGTGGCGCGCTCCGTTACCCCTGAAGTGCGGAATCGGGTCCTTGCCGTAGGAATGCCGGGGGTGTACGCCGACCCCACCACGGTGCGCACCTACCCATCCGGTGCTGTTGCCGGTTCCATCCTCGGGTTCATGAGCGGTGACGGACGCCCGCTCAGCGGGCTTGAGCTGACCCAGGACGAGCAGCTCACGGGAACCGCCGGAAGCCGGACCTTCGAGATCGGCGGCGACGGTATCCGTATCCCGTATGCCACCAACGAGGATGTCCCGGCCGAGGACGGGCAGTCGGTCCGTACCACCATTGATCAGGACCTTCAGTACTTCGCGCAGCAGACAATCGCGGCCCAGGTCCAGGATTACAACGCCGAGTGGGGAAACATCGTGGTGGTCGAAGCCAAGACCGGCGCCATCAAGGCGATGGCCGAATCCACGACGCCCGATCCGAACGACTACGCCGCAACCGATCCGAAGTTCCGTGAGCCGCTTTCGGTCACCGCTGCGTTCGAGCCCGGTTCCACCACCAAGCTGATAACCATGGCAGCCGGGCTTGAGCAGGGCATCATCGAGCCGACCAGCCGCTTCGAGACCCCTCCCACCTACACCGTGGACGGCCAGACGTTCAAGGACGCCTTCGAGCACGGCACCGAGAAGCGCACAGCCGCGGGTGTGTTCGCCAAGTCCATGAACACCGGCACGGTCATGATCGGCGAGCAGCTCACCAAGCAGGAACGCTATGACTGGCTGCGGAAGTTCGGAATCGGCGAACCCCTCAACGTGGGCCTGAACGGTGAGACCGCCGGTATCCTGCCCACTCCCGATTCCTGGGACGAGAGGCAGCAGTACACCGTGCTCTTCGGGCAGGGCCTTGCCCAGACCGCACTGCATACCGCCATGGTTTATCAGACTGTCGCCAACGACGGCGTACGCCTGCAGCCCCGCCTCATTGACGCGTATATCGATCCGGACGGCACCGAGCACAAGGTGCCCCAGGCGGAGGGTACCCGGGTGGTTTCCGAGGACACGGCGGGCAAGCTCCAGAAAATGCTTGAGACGGTCACCGTGGAGGGATCGGGTGCTTCGGGTGCCCTCGAGGAGTACCGCGTGGGAGCCAAGACGGGTACCGCGGAGGCGCCCGGAGCATCAGGCGGCTACGACGGTTATACCCTGTCCTACGCGGGCATCGCGCCGATCGAAGACCCGCAGTACGTGGTCGTGGTGACCCTGCAGCGACCCCAGGGGGACCTGTACTATCTGGTTCCGGGGGAATCCTTCCAGAAGGTCATGAAGCACGTTCTGAACTCGAACAACGTCCCGCCCTCGACCGGTAAGCCTGAGGTTTACCCGGTCGTCTACTGA
- a CDS encoding UDP-N-acetylmuramoyl-L-alanyl-D-glutamate--2,6-diaminopimelate ligase: MRPATVVPRRLDDVLASLPSSLPAPVSVASAENDGASTLVSGVTIDSRQVVPGDLYIAVPGTGRHGADFTAQAVAAGAAAVLTDDDGVPAASAALGGSSVPLYRASPVRDYVGPLAGVVFESQPATGKPVLYGVTGTNGKTTTTYFLNALSSALGRSTGLIGTIEIRAGDMAIPSILTTPESPQVHGILGLMRERGIDAAAMEVSSHAIEYRRVDGVRFDVVGFTNLTQDHLDLHGSMEEYYAAKAALFRSDRAVRAVVTVDDPWGRRLAAETDVEVLTLSVAGTGPADWKVVDLVRDGLGHAFTLCGPDGVRLRLRCGLPGTFNVANAALAAVMVLASGVDADELQQAADGHDPFTTQVPGRMQLVGERPAAIVDFAHNPDALALTLESVRVQGSDSRVLVVFGATGQRDISKRPIMGATAARRADVVIVTDDDPHDEDDAVIRAGVLEGALKAQKDENLHCEILEIFPRAAAIDRAVALAREGDVVLVAGRGHEVWQEVKGVNLPLDDRVELAAALTRHGFSALPGNRIES; the protein is encoded by the coding sequence ATGCGGCCGGCAACAGTCGTACCGCGCCGTCTCGATGACGTCCTGGCTTCGTTGCCGTCCTCGCTTCCAGCCCCTGTTTCGGTGGCTTCGGCCGAGAACGACGGCGCTTCCACCCTCGTCTCCGGGGTCACCATTGATTCCCGGCAGGTAGTGCCGGGAGACCTCTACATCGCCGTTCCCGGAACGGGGCGCCACGGTGCCGATTTCACCGCACAGGCTGTGGCAGCCGGGGCTGCGGCAGTCCTCACCGACGACGACGGCGTGCCCGCCGCTTCCGCTGCGCTCGGTGGGTCGAGCGTTCCCCTGTACCGCGCATCACCGGTGCGCGATTACGTGGGCCCACTTGCCGGCGTCGTCTTCGAGAGCCAGCCCGCAACGGGCAAGCCCGTTCTCTACGGTGTCACCGGCACCAACGGCAAGACCACAACCACCTACTTCCTCAACGCGCTGAGCTCGGCGCTGGGGCGCAGCACCGGTCTGATCGGAACCATAGAAATCCGCGCCGGTGACATGGCGATCCCGTCGATCCTCACCACACCGGAGTCGCCGCAGGTGCATGGCATTCTCGGACTCATGCGGGAGCGGGGCATTGACGCAGCTGCAATGGAGGTGTCCTCCCATGCGATCGAGTACCGGCGGGTCGACGGGGTGCGTTTCGATGTCGTCGGTTTCACAAACCTCACGCAGGACCACCTGGATCTGCATGGAAGCATGGAAGAGTACTACGCGGCCAAGGCGGCGCTCTTCCGCTCGGACCGGGCCGTCCGCGCCGTCGTGACCGTGGACGATCCGTGGGGGCGACGACTCGCCGCTGAAACGGACGTTGAGGTTCTGACACTGTCCGTGGCCGGGACCGGCCCGGCGGACTGGAAGGTCGTGGACCTCGTGCGGGACGGCCTGGGCCACGCCTTCACGCTCTGCGGGCCCGACGGCGTTCGCCTACGCCTTCGTTGCGGCCTGCCGGGTACGTTCAATGTGGCCAACGCGGCGTTGGCGGCCGTCATGGTCCTCGCATCGGGAGTAGACGCAGACGAGCTGCAGCAGGCAGCGGATGGCCACGATCCCTTCACCACGCAGGTGCCGGGCAGGATGCAGTTGGTCGGTGAAAGGCCCGCTGCCATCGTCGATTTCGCCCATAACCCCGACGCACTGGCGCTGACCCTTGAGTCGGTCCGGGTGCAGGGTAGCGACTCGAGGGTGCTGGTGGTTTTCGGCGCGACCGGACAGCGGGATATCTCGAAGCGCCCGATCATGGGAGCCACCGCCGCCCGGCGCGCCGACGTGGTCATTGTCACCGACGACGACCCCCACGACGAGGATGACGCCGTCATTCGCGCGGGGGTACTGGAGGGTGCGCTGAAAGCGCAGAAGGACGAAAACCTGCACTGCGAGATCCTGGAAATCTTTCCCCGGGCAGCTGCGATCGACCGGGCTGTGGCACTTGCGCGGGAGGGCGACGTCGTCCTGGTAGCAGGCCGCGGGCACGAGGTCTGGCAGGAGGTCAAGGGCGTGAACCTGCCCCTCGACGACCGCGTGGAACTGGCCGCGGCATTGACACGGCATGGATTCTCTGCGCTTCCCGGCAACAGGATAGAGTCCTAG
- a CDS encoding UDP-N-acetylmuramoyl-tripeptide--D-alanyl-D-alanine ligase: protein MIELSAADIAAITGGVLSGPAQQEPSRVVSSATTDSRESLPGGLFIAKPGEATDGHHFVAGAFANGAVLALVERPVTDDAGNEYPAVVVPDAVEAMGKLAAEVVRRLREHSPLTVIGITGSAGKTTTKDVLAQILQEEGPTVAPIGSYNGEIGVPLTVFSAEYGTRYLVIEMGATGVGHIEYLTSMVRPDLGIVLCVGSAHAGEFGGVERIAEAKSELPRSLSRDGVAILNGDDARVAAMSEMTQAPTVWFTEDPTFGTAGTAVRAEDVSLSVEGNPCFTLVLPDGGRHQVRSLLIGRHHVANLLAAATAAHVLGVPGERIASALSGARAVSRWRMERTDRPDGVTVINDAYNANPESMRAALATLAELGRGRRTWAVLGEMLELGEDSVSAHDALGRVVVRLNISKLIVVGEGARAMHTGAVLEGSWGDEAVFVSDVSEAEGILDRELEPGDLVLVKSSNGAGLRHLGDRLATSSNNHPGGLSL, encoded by the coding sequence ATGATTGAACTCAGTGCAGCCGACATCGCGGCGATCACCGGCGGAGTACTTTCGGGCCCGGCTCAGCAGGAGCCGTCCCGGGTAGTCAGTTCCGCGACCACCGACTCCCGGGAGAGCCTGCCGGGAGGCCTATTCATCGCGAAGCCGGGAGAGGCAACCGACGGCCATCACTTCGTAGCGGGTGCCTTCGCCAACGGCGCGGTCCTCGCCCTCGTGGAGCGCCCGGTGACGGATGATGCGGGCAACGAGTATCCCGCCGTCGTCGTACCGGATGCAGTGGAAGCAATGGGCAAGCTTGCAGCGGAAGTTGTGCGTCGCCTGAGGGAGCACTCGCCCCTGACTGTCATCGGCATCACCGGGTCCGCAGGCAAGACCACAACCAAGGACGTGCTGGCGCAGATCCTCCAGGAGGAGGGTCCCACCGTAGCCCCGATCGGCTCCTACAACGGCGAGATCGGTGTTCCGCTGACTGTCTTCTCAGCCGAGTACGGAACCCGTTACCTCGTTATCGAGATGGGGGCGACCGGCGTCGGACACATTGAGTATCTGACCTCCATGGTGCGTCCTGACCTCGGAATCGTTCTCTGCGTCGGCTCGGCCCACGCGGGCGAATTCGGGGGAGTGGAGCGGATTGCGGAAGCCAAGTCGGAACTGCCCCGGTCACTGAGCCGGGACGGGGTGGCCATCCTCAACGGCGACGATGCCCGCGTTGCGGCCATGTCGGAGATGACCCAGGCTCCCACAGTCTGGTTCACAGAGGACCCGACCTTCGGAACCGCAGGCACTGCCGTGCGAGCGGAAGACGTGAGCCTGTCGGTCGAGGGCAACCCATGCTTCACGCTGGTGCTTCCCGACGGCGGACGGCATCAGGTGCGATCGCTCCTGATCGGCCGGCACCACGTTGCCAACCTGCTTGCGGCGGCGACAGCAGCGCACGTCCTCGGCGTGCCGGGAGAGCGGATTGCGTCCGCGCTCTCCGGCGCGCGCGCGGTAAGCCGTTGGCGCATGGAGCGCACCGACAGGCCCGACGGCGTCACGGTCATCAACGACGCCTACAACGCAAACCCCGAATCGATGCGGGCAGCCCTCGCAACGCTGGCCGAACTGGGCCGCGGACGCCGCACCTGGGCGGTTCTCGGAGAAATGCTTGAACTCGGCGAGGACTCAGTGTCTGCCCATGACGCGCTCGGCCGGGTTGTGGTTCGCCTGAATATCTCCAAGCTGATCGTGGTCGGTGAAGGCGCGCGCGCAATGCATACCGGAGCAGTCCTCGAAGGGTCCTGGGGAGACGAGGCTGTCTTTGTCAGCGATGTCAGCGAGGCTGAGGGAATTCTCGACCGCGAGCTGGAGCCGGGCGACCTCGTTCTGGTGAAGTCATCCAACGGCGCGGGTCTGCGCCACCTGGGTGATCGTTTAGCAACCTCGTCGAACAATCACCCAGGGGGACTTTCGCTGTGA
- the mraY gene encoding phospho-N-acetylmuramoyl-pentapeptide-transferase, whose product MITLLIASASALVLALVGTPLFIRILVRQGYGQFIRDDGPTAHHTKRGTPTMGGAVIIGSVVLAYFATHLIMTAAGVSDGPTVSGLLLLMVTVGMGLVGFFDDYIKISKQRSLGLSAPAKIVGQTAVGVTFAILALNFPDENGRTPASTAISFVRDTAFDLAFAGSVIGAILFVLWSNLIITAATNGVNLTDGLDGLATGASVFVFGAYMLMGIWQFNQRCASPDVPANICYEVRDPLDLALIAGAMCGALVGFLWWNTSPAKIFMGDTGSLAIGGAIAGFAILSRTQLLLVIMAGLFVMITLSVIIQVGFFKLSGGKRVFKMAPLQHHFELKGWQEVTVVVRFWVLAGLFVAVALGIFYAEWVVLL is encoded by the coding sequence GTGATCACGCTGCTGATTGCCTCAGCCTCCGCCCTGGTTCTTGCACTCGTCGGTACCCCGCTGTTCATCCGTATCCTGGTGCGCCAGGGTTATGGCCAGTTCATCCGCGACGATGGGCCTACCGCGCACCACACCAAGCGCGGCACGCCCACTATGGGCGGGGCCGTCATCATCGGTTCGGTTGTCCTTGCCTACTTCGCGACGCACCTGATCATGACCGCCGCGGGTGTCTCCGACGGCCCCACCGTTTCAGGGCTGCTGCTCCTCATGGTGACAGTGGGCATGGGCCTCGTTGGGTTCTTCGACGATTACATCAAGATCTCCAAGCAGCGCAGCCTCGGGCTCAGCGCGCCCGCGAAGATCGTCGGCCAGACAGCGGTCGGCGTCACTTTCGCCATCCTGGCGCTGAACTTCCCCGATGAGAACGGCCGGACGCCCGCATCAACGGCAATCTCATTCGTTCGCGATACCGCCTTCGACCTGGCCTTCGCAGGTTCCGTCATCGGAGCCATCCTGTTTGTTCTCTGGTCAAACCTGATCATCACGGCGGCAACCAACGGCGTGAACCTCACGGATGGGCTCGACGGGCTTGCCACCGGTGCTTCGGTCTTCGTTTTCGGCGCCTACATGCTGATGGGTATCTGGCAGTTCAACCAGCGCTGCGCTTCACCCGACGTGCCTGCGAACATCTGCTACGAAGTCCGCGACCCACTGGATCTTGCGCTCATTGCGGGAGCCATGTGCGGTGCCCTGGTTGGATTCCTCTGGTGGAATACCTCTCCCGCCAAAATCTTCATGGGCGACACCGGTTCCCTGGCAATCGGCGGCGCTATCGCCGGGTTCGCCATCCTGTCCCGCACCCAGCTTCTCCTGGTCATCATGGCGGGCCTGTTCGTCATGATCACCCTGTCCGTCATCATTCAGGTGGGCTTCTTCAAGCTCTCAGGCGGCAAACGGGTGTTCAAGATGGCGCCCCTCCAGCACCACTTCGAGCTGAAGGGGTGGCAAGAGGTAACGGTGGTTGTCCGCTTCTGGGTGCTGGCCGGCCTGTTCGTCGCCGTTGCCCTGGGAATTTTCTACGCTGAATGGGTTGTGCTGCTGTGA
- the murD gene encoding UDP-N-acetylmuramoyl-L-alanine--D-glutamate ligase produces MGCAAVTGSDASGRLENLTSWDADWKGLRVVVAGIGLSGFSAADTLIELGARVVVCDSTDSEETRAKADTLRIVGAVDVLLGGGAAEQLPEIDGQTPELVVTSPGWRPNQPLLAAAASAGIPIWGDVELAWRVRIREGRPTAEWLTITGTNGKTTTVTLAESMLRAAGLRAIAAGNVGTPLLDAIRDPQGYDVIAVELSSFQLHWSSSIAPLASVCLNLAEDHMDWHGGFEGYRADKAKVYENTKVACVYNVEAPATERMVEEADVQEGCRAIGFTTNTPSISMLGVVDDLLVDRAYIEQRRDSAAELASVSDLGDVVPRHLVANALAAAALVRAAGVPAAAVREGIRNYRPSGHRIELVAARDGVLWINDSKATNPHAAHASLSSFHSVVWIAGGLSKGVDYTDLVRDNASRFRAVVLIGRDSTDLGSALRRHAPDVPVIDLATGHTGKDEQLSQDTELDGVQAMRAAVTEALRLAADGDAVLMAPAAASMDQFPSYAHRGAAFIEAVRGIVEGQGFTAKEL; encoded by the coding sequence ATGGGTTGTGCTGCTGTGACTGGTTCCGACGCTTCCGGGCGCCTGGAGAATCTGACCTCCTGGGACGCCGACTGGAAGGGACTCCGCGTCGTCGTCGCCGGGATCGGTCTCTCGGGTTTCTCGGCGGCTGACACGCTGATCGAGCTCGGTGCCCGCGTGGTGGTGTGCGACTCCACGGATTCCGAGGAGACGCGGGCGAAGGCGGACACCCTTCGAATTGTCGGAGCGGTTGACGTGCTGCTCGGGGGCGGCGCCGCCGAGCAGCTCCCGGAGATCGATGGCCAGACTCCCGAGTTGGTGGTCACTTCGCCGGGATGGCGCCCTAACCAGCCCCTGCTTGCAGCTGCTGCGTCTGCCGGTATCCCCATCTGGGGCGACGTGGAACTGGCATGGCGGGTACGGATTCGCGAAGGCCGCCCGACAGCTGAATGGCTCACCATCACCGGAACGAACGGAAAGACGACGACGGTGACCCTCGCCGAGTCGATGCTCCGCGCTGCCGGTCTGCGCGCTATAGCCGCCGGAAACGTCGGCACCCCGTTATTGGATGCGATCCGGGACCCGCAGGGCTACGACGTCATCGCCGTCGAGCTTTCAAGCTTCCAACTGCACTGGAGTTCCAGCATTGCTCCGCTGGCGAGTGTTTGCCTGAACCTCGCCGAGGACCACATGGACTGGCACGGTGGGTTCGAAGGCTACCGCGCTGACAAGGCGAAGGTGTATGAGAACACCAAGGTGGCCTGCGTGTACAACGTCGAGGCGCCGGCAACCGAGCGGATGGTCGAGGAAGCCGATGTCCAGGAGGGCTGCCGCGCCATCGGCTTCACCACCAACACACCGTCGATCAGCATGCTTGGCGTCGTGGACGACCTGCTCGTGGACCGCGCATACATCGAGCAGCGCAGGGATTCCGCAGCCGAACTGGCGTCGGTCTCAGACCTGGGCGACGTGGTTCCCCGCCATCTCGTGGCCAACGCGCTGGCGGCTGCAGCACTGGTTCGGGCGGCTGGAGTACCGGCTGCCGCCGTTCGTGAGGGAATCCGCAACTATCGACCGTCCGGACACCGTATCGAGCTGGTGGCAGCGCGGGACGGAGTGCTCTGGATCAACGATTCCAAGGCCACCAATCCTCATGCCGCCCATGCATCGCTGTCCTCGTTCCACTCAGTGGTCTGGATCGCGGGCGGACTGTCCAAGGGAGTGGACTACACGGATCTTGTCCGCGACAACGCAAGCCGCTTCCGGGCGGTAGTCCTTATCGGCAGGGACAGTACCGACCTTGGATCCGCCCTGCGCCGACACGCGCCGGATGTTCCGGTGATCGACCTGGCCACAGGTCACACTGGTAAGGACGAGCAGCTGTCCCAGGACACGGAGTTGGACGGCGTCCAGGCCATGCGCGCTGCGGTTACCGAAGCGCTGCGCCTGGCGGCGGACGGCGACGCCGTGCTCATGGCGCCGGCAGCCGCCTCGATGGACCAGTTTCCTTCCTACGCCCACCGGGGTGCCGCCTTCATTGAGGCGGTACGCGGAATCGTGGAGGGGCAGGGATTCACCGCTAAGGAGTTGTAA
- the ftsW gene encoding putative lipid II flippase FtsW produces MASTPTRHPRRKPAMRQYSSRTDGTVPADSAPQGATAATAVRPQRKGFLGLFVRVWHFLEGSERHSSGSSYYMILGATLALTAIGLMMVLSASSVESIAAAAAEGDAVESGVTAFDLFLKQGMWAVGGLLLMFILSRFGPRVFKSLAWLGLGIAVVLLVLVLIIGKEINGNQNWIEIGGFTMQPSEPAKLALALWSATVLERKRGLIRNWKHVLVPVLFPFGGLVIGLVVIGGDLGTAIILTMVLTAALFFAGAPIKMFLVTGAFLTAAAFSAILLNSTRSTRIQAWLRLNCDSASDPCFQTNQGLFALASGGWWGVGIGQSRQKWNWIPEAHNDFIFAIIGEEFGLIGTLVVITLFGILAVATLRVARRYTDPFVRILLGSILVWLIGQAFVNIGMVTGILPVIGVPLPFISYGGSALTFTLAAVGVLLAFARRMPPAVPDALRNDPEAVPTK; encoded by the coding sequence ATGGCCAGCACGCCAACCCGGCACCCGCGCCGGAAACCGGCGATGCGCCAGTACTCCTCGCGGACCGACGGTACGGTCCCGGCCGATTCGGCGCCGCAGGGCGCCACAGCAGCCACCGCCGTCCGACCGCAGCGGAAGGGCTTCCTCGGACTGTTTGTCCGGGTGTGGCACTTCCTGGAAGGGTCGGAGAGACACAGCAGCGGTTCAAGCTACTACATGATTCTCGGAGCCACCCTCGCGCTCACGGCAATCGGCCTGATGATGGTGCTCTCGGCATCGTCGGTGGAATCTATCGCCGCGGCCGCGGCTGAAGGCGATGCGGTTGAAAGCGGCGTCACCGCCTTTGACCTTTTCCTCAAGCAGGGCATGTGGGCTGTCGGCGGCCTGCTGCTGATGTTCATCCTGTCCCGGTTCGGTCCCCGCGTGTTCAAGAGCCTTGCGTGGCTCGGCCTGGGAATCGCCGTGGTCCTTCTGGTTCTGGTGCTGATCATCGGCAAGGAAATCAACGGTAACCAGAACTGGATCGAGATCGGCGGCTTCACCATGCAGCCCTCGGAACCGGCGAAGCTTGCGCTTGCCCTCTGGAGCGCCACGGTTCTCGAACGCAAGCGGGGCCTGATCCGCAACTGGAAGCATGTCCTTGTGCCCGTACTGTTTCCGTTCGGCGGACTGGTTATCGGTCTCGTGGTGATCGGAGGCGACCTCGGTACGGCCATCATCCTCACGATGGTCCTGACCGCAGCACTCTTCTTCGCCGGTGCACCGATCAAGATGTTTCTGGTGACAGGCGCATTCCTCACCGCAGCAGCTTTCAGTGCGATCCTGCTGAACAGCACCCGCAGCACGCGTATCCAGGCCTGGCTCCGGCTGAACTGCGATAGCGCTTCCGACCCTTGTTTCCAGACGAACCAGGGCCTGTTCGCCCTGGCGTCCGGAGGCTGGTGGGGGGTGGGAATCGGGCAAAGCCGCCAAAAGTGGAACTGGATTCCCGAAGCCCATAACGACTTCATCTTCGCCATCATCGGCGAGGAGTTCGGGCTGATCGGCACGCTGGTTGTCATCACGCTGTTCGGCATCCTGGCCGTTGCCACCTTGCGTGTCGCCCGCCGGTACACAGACCCTTTCGTCCGGATCCTCCTGGGTTCAATCCTTGTCTGGCTCATCGGCCAGGCATTCGTGAACATCGGCATGGTCACCGGCATCCTTCCGGTGATCGGAGTGCCGCTGCCGTTCATCTCCTACGGCGGCTCGGCTCTCACGTTCACCCTCGCCGCCGTCGGGGTCCTGCTGGCCTTCGCGCGGCGAATGCCGCCAGCCGTTCCTGACGCCCTCCGGAACGATCCAGAGGCAGTTCCAACCAAGTGA